The Apostichopus japonicus isolate 1M-3 chromosome 12, ASM3797524v1, whole genome shotgun sequence sequence TTTTCTGAATTTCAAGTCCATCTCTAGTTTCATACTATTATAGGCCATAAGAGAAAAACCTCCTCAAAACAGGTCATTGATGTTAAAATGTTCATTTCTGAAAAAGGTAGCATTCGTATATGTAGCCGTCTGGATCATATCAAAATGAATGATGTGCATACAGTCATGCTTTAGTTCTAACGAATTCGCTAACAATAAATACTTTATATTTGGGGGACTCATATAGTTTGAATCGGATGTAGAAGTTTATATGGGACTCTCCAAGTGACTTTAAGAACACATTGGGTATGCTTAGCAGTTTAAAAATGAAGTTTTAAAGTTATGTACCGTTTAGAACGAGAGTGGAATCCAATTATGATTAGAACCGGTCTCACATTGCCGGACTGAACATAGcctttctttattttaaagaaatatgttaAAGACAATAAAGAAATACAACTCTAACTGTACAATTGAAACCAAAATTAAAGTTGAATCATTGGTATGAAAATTAAATCTGATTTCAAGTTGAAGGACCAAAGGAGCAATTCACTGGTATACATGTGTTCCCTCCTTCAAGTCTCAAAGCTTGCAAGAATCGGCGTATGTTTCAGCTTCAATGAAGCAAACAGCAATCTACAAACGGCGTTCCATGAATAGCGGCGTTGCGGATACAGTCTTACGGCAATGTCAACACTAGCAATTGTAAAGGTCAATGTCATTCATAGTGTGGTATACAATAATATACGTAGGCCTAGTACATGCAATCCGACCACGTATCAACCACAACGTACAGGTATGTGAACTCCTGTAGCCATGTACATTACTCCGTGGAAAGTGTTAACCAAGTATTTCTGTTGTTGAATTAATTACACATCTAAAACATTCAAACGGAGCGTCCGATGTTGACAACTGACATTGCTAAGGAGCTTTGAAGAGGCGAGGTTTGTAGCAATAAGTCGTTAGTTATTGAAGTCAGTTCGTTGTGCAAAGGTAAATACTATGGAGTATGGTATGAAATGTCAATAGCCGATGTTGAAATGTGTGCATGTATACGCTATATGGCTGCTTGCAGTGTACCTAATACTTGTGGTCCTCGACATTTCAAGTTGCTCGGTCACATAGAGCAGGTTATAAGTTCTTATATTCTGCTCTATGATCAGGCCATGATAACGTTAGTAAAATATACATGTAAACAACGCACACACCTAAATTTGACAACATGCTTATACTGAACGGGATTTATATGGAAATCTTAACGGAGTAGTGTATAATTGGCGTGTTTGACAATGACGAAACACACTCCGCACACATTTTTAATACAAGAAAATGGGTCAGTGTAGAAGAAGGGCTGTTGTTCTACAAGGGTGTGGACTGTGGAGGGGAAAAGAAGCAGGGAAAGTGCTCTGAAGATGGCTCGAATTATATATGATCTGAGAGGCTCTCTCTTCACTGTAGGAAAACGTACCAACAACCATGGGGGCCCATTTGTATAGCGTGCTCCCAGGTGCTACTAACATATTATTTATCCCTTTGCGAGTTCAAAGTGATAAGAATTTCGTAGACAAAAATAATGACACTGTAACTTGCATTCAGTGGAGATCTAAATATGAACAACTTGTAAGGGACATTTTAAGATGGCAACAAGTCTTGGTTATCATACTTTGTTTGTAAATGTCCCATACCCACACTCAGCCGGCGAGGTCTGTAAGTTTTAGTGCATGTTATTATTCATTTGAAAACGTCTTTCATTTGGATTGGAGGATAAAGTTCATTGAGGTCAAGTTATGTCAAAAGAGTGGAAACCTTGTAAGCGTTGTTTCTCAAGACTGGAGTCTTGAGGTATCTGATCTGATtcgaaaaagtaaaaaaactaATTTCGTCATCGAAAGCTAATgcgtttttttttgtctttctgttttgtttttttttgtctttctgttttttttttgtttttttttgttcatatgAAGGTGATCCTTGAAGATGCCATTATCACTAAGGGTCCCGACACTAGCTATCGTCACGGGAGCCAGTAGAGGCATTGGTCGTGCGATTGCTTTACAACTGGCGAAAAGAATTGGTCCAAGCTCATCATTGTATCTGACAGCCAGATCGAAGCAAGGATTGGAGGAGACGGCACACGTGATCTCAAAGGAAGTGAATAATAACATCGACATTACGTGCATATCATCAGACTTATCAAATGAGAAAAGTGTAACAAAGTTAACGGATAATTTATTTGGAGATTTGAGAAAGAGGAAGTTAGATTTTTCTCATGCAATCTTGGTTCACAATGCTGCTACACTCGGCCCGCTGGGCAAGTATTCACGTGAGGTCAGCGATGCCGGGGACATACAAAACTACTGTCTTTTAAGTATCACTTCCCCAATCGTTCTAACGTCACTGTTCCTACAACTCTTCGGTGAAAATTCTGGGCTACGAAAAACAGTCGTTCAGTTAACATCGCGATCTGGTGTGCTTCCGCAAAAGACGATGCATTTGTATGGCATGGGTAAGGCGGCGCGCGACATGTACTTCCGCGTGGTGGCGCTAGAGGAACCGCAGGTGAAAGTGATGAATTTTAACCCGGGATTTGTCAATACGGAGATGTTTAGTGGTCTACAAGGGAGTGTCGATGCCGATTTTAGAGCGTCAAGGATTTTTCTTTCAGAGCAATCTTACTTTTTAAAGCCGGAAGAATCAGCTGGTGCCATGCTTACAGCAGTTGAAGAGGATAAATTTGAAAGCGGTGCTACCGTATTGAGTTATGACGTCATGGACATAGATATAACAAAATGACGAGAATATTGCGGTAAAACGGGCATGTAAAGCACAAAAGTTATGTTGTCTATATTCGGTTTAGGGGAATTTGGTAGGACAAAATGTTGCATATCTTCTGAAATATGGATGTAATAAATGAAGTATTATactgataataaaaaaaaaaacaatcatggTTGGTTCTAGGTATTATTGGTAATAATGAGAACGGTGATAACTACAGGCAGACTGgcatgaataaaataaaatttgtaggaaaaaaaatcattagaCTTAgtgttgtttcattttcttatacTTATCTCTTGATGCAGTTCTGTGGCATCGTGTCTCAATATAACGGTCCAATCATCTTGAGTTATGACCTCATGACGTCACTGTATTCCAAACACCTCGTACGAGCAAAGATGTTAAgacaaaattatttgaaaataatcttGCTACTGCATGGTCTTTATAGTTTGAATAAATTATCAGCGTAATGCGCTGACCCTAAATTTAAAAGCTGC is a genomic window containing:
- the LOC139977370 gene encoding sepiapterin reductase-like, which produces MPLSLRVPTLAIVTGASRGIGRAIALQLAKRIGPSSSLYLTARSKQGLEETAHVISKEVNNNIDITCISSDLSNEKSVTKLTDNLFGDLRKRKLDFSHAILVHNAATLGPLGKYSREVSDAGDIQNYCLLSITSPIVLTSLFLQLFGENSGLRKTVVQLTSRSGVLPQKTMHLYGMGKAARDMYFRVVALEEPQVKVMNFNPGFVNTEMFSGLQGSVDADFRASRIFLSEQSYFLKPEESAGAMLTAVEEDKFESGATVLSYDVMDIDITK